A stretch of DNA from Sugiyamaella lignohabitans strain CBS 10342 chromosome B, complete sequence:
CCATACGATCTGGACCCTAATAGCTTCATTGGTTATGAGAATTTCATAGATTGGGTCAAAGGACCTGTCCCTGAAGAAGCAAGGAGGATATCAAGAATTCCTCGCGTGACACCAATTGGCCAAAAAGTAGAAAatacttcttctggcaTAATTAGCATATCTACAGATGGAAATACAGGTACAACGCCTGATGGGATAGAGTCGAAAGACAACTCTGATACCAGGGCCAAATCTGAGAAACCTGAAGATACTAGGGGTATAGATGGAGAAACGAGGGTGGGTTCAACGAGCTCAAAGGCACCAGTAGCGGCATCTACCGCAACGAAAACAACATCGACTGAGGCTTCCACTACACAAACAAATACAGAATCTGAAAAGACTGCTGGCAAAGTACATCCAcacgatgatgaagaatgGCTCACAGCTCTGATGAAGAAACGAATCAAAGTTGGCaatgaaaacaaattcaaaggCACTGTTTTATCGATAGAAGATGGCTTA
This window harbors:
- the TAF3 gene encoding Taf3p (TFIID subunit (47 kDa); involved in promoter binding and RNA polymerase II transcription initiation; GO_component: GO:0005634 - nucleus [Evidence IEA,IEA]; GO_component: GO:0005669 - transcription factor TFIID complex [Evidence IDA] [PMID 10788514]; GO_component: GO:0005669 - transcription factor TFIID complex [Evidence IDA] [PMID 15448131]; GO_function: GO:0001075 - RNA polymerase II core promoter sequence-specific DNA binding transcription factor activity involved in preinitiation complex assembly [Evidence IC] [PMID 15448131]; GO_function: GO:0003682 - chromatin binding [Evidence IDA] [PMID 17660549]; GO_process: GO:0051123 - RNA polymerase II transcriptional preinitiation complex assembly [Evidence IC] [PMID 10788514]; GO_process: GO:0006355 - regulation of transcription, DNA-templated [Evidence IEA]; GO_process: GO:0006366 - transcription from RNA polymerase II promoter [Evidence IDA] [PMID 12138208]; GO_process: GO:0006366 - transcription from RNA polymerase II promoter [Evidence IDA] [PMID 15448131]; GO_process: GO:0006351 - transcription, DNA-templated [Evidence IEA]), which codes for MSEEFFFSLVRISCAQIFRAAGIERCSPSLLDKASDLLVRHLTALSEKASDNAMLSGRNEVVIQDLALAMEELCVIRPRAILDPYDLDPNSFIGYENFIDWVKGPVPEEARRISRIPRVTPIGQKVENTSSGIISISTDGNTGTTPDGIESKDNSDTRAKSEKPEDTRGIDGETRVGSTSSKAPVAASTATKTTSTEASTTQTNTESEKTAGKVHPHDDEEWLTALMKKRIKVGNENKFKGTVLSIEDGLETNPEVKIVGGPVSLDEFQPKNLSVQ